The region GCGAgttatcatatatttgcatattttcctatttacttaaaaatatgatttttaatacattgttaaatatatggaaatttttatttttttaaaacaccATTTCTTAATTATcgaattttttaagttaCATTCacacttttttataaatctttttaattttatcgatctatataattttcaagtTTGATATTTGCTATGATTTGGTATAATTCgacttaattttatttaatttccTAATTTTTGCTAATTTTGGTAGATGTTTCTAAATTTTATCCATTTCATATACCTTTCTACATTTTACAATGTTTTGCACACCCTCACTACGTccctttatttttagtcTTATTATTGCTCACTATCGAATAGTAGCCACAATATCTATTTTAAGATTCATATTAATCAAAAATCTTATTATAGTTATATGcataagaaataataatgtgcATACATATTTACATCCCCTTTAAcggaaaattatttgaaatttttaactaatataaatacacaATGAATGTGTAAATAATGATGTTTCATcctcatttttaataaatcaaaGAAAAGAATGGAATAATGCTCCATCAAATGGAAaatactattttattagcTATGCAATaagcaaataaatatgcacacataagtgtcatatatatattactatttataaatattttttattataaaaaaaacaacttcatataaaatgaaCACTAAGTAATTCACATGCTGATATATTCTATCATTTATTGCCTTTTAGATACTTTAATATATCCTTTCCCctagtaaaatattttataatttttatttcattttttaattcctaTTCTCATGAGCTTTTGCGAACATTTATAAACACTGATTTAAAGAATTCATTATtactttaatttttcttacttttaatgaaattattttaattctcAGCtcttgaattatttttaatttttttctcccTTGAGCAATcacaaatatttaaaaaggcACAcctttaaaagaaaaattaaaaaaatatatattatgaaaaaaattacatttattaataaataaaaggagtattatatttatttggaCTTTCTTAATCCAATTATAtccatattatatattttttatcttataTTTGTGTGTATATGTAACTTAATATAATGGCATGTGtatagttatttttttcctgtATTTGATTgtctaaaaaatattttaagaatatgcaaaaaaaattaaaaatatatagcatACTTATTAAGTGTATACATTTTCTCATTCTGTGATATTGTATGaaagaagaaataatttttataattaaaattaaacaaaaaatctTTTGCTTTTTCTCATAAAATTCGCATAATATACATGTGTGAAATCAAACATAATAGACTTCAGACATGcatgtatacatataatatcttTTTATGCCATTACGCTGACAAATAAACGTGCTTAAcacaaaatgaaagaaCAAACAGAGAATCCGGATatcaatttattaaaagataCCATGTTTGATTTGCCGAATAGtgttattttaaaaataataaataatagtatagatctaaaaaattataaaataaaaaaagaagccCTTAACACTTTAAACAAATGcttatctttatttattttgtatataactGATGGAGCATTAGAACATTGTGAAAGTGAAAAAAgatttacaatttttgttcgagatattttaaattccTTAAATGATTCATTATTTCTAGATATATATGATcaattaaaaacatatgTAGCTATacaagaagaaaataataaaaaaactacttccaataataatactgGTACAAATATCACAATTAAGGATGCAGAAggcaaacaaaataatgaaaaccCCAATGAAAACGACGATTTTGATATACTACTTCAAGCTTTAGAATAATCCCTAAATATGTTATGTAATCGACCTGAATTTGATGAACAGTAGTTCAAATATACTTTGTAGCACTATTTAATTTGCTAGtcacataaataatttcaCCATTGGTTATGGGGATTATGCATTTGAATGATATAACTTCATATCTGCATAAACATGATTATGCATAACAATGAactcataatatatttttttcaaatactatttttaaaagactttcttaaattaatttttattaaaaagttatCATATGTGCATGCATATTTCTCTGTATTTTATGCATTATgcacaaatataaaaatgaaaaaataaattaaagcgattttatatgtgtttttaaaatagcAAGCGTAAAGCCGctgtataaaatatataactcCTCTTTTGAAggatatttattcatatgtaaatataaagatatatatgtgattataaaaatacatatatataaatacgaAACGTAGATATTTCTATCTATAGCCTcgtttaaaattataaaaatatttaatggAATGCGttaacattttattaaaagcattatgaacaaaattaatagaCTATGCATTTGccaattataaaaaatgtactAATAGTATGGTCATCATTCGCAAAACTGAGTATTTTCTTTCCAACTAACAAAAATTgcgcatatttttttatacgtAAATGGGATTAACAACCAATTTATGATAAttcacatatatacatgaaCACAAATTGGTTATTATTGCTTCTATACAAATATCcatcattttatattgcCAAACGAGAAAATTAATTCGGTTTCTAATATCTAGTGCCCACATTAAACTAGACTGATGTATTCGTCGTAACTCTTGATAGTGTAAAAAGAtcttctttctttttttctgcAAAATTTTCTATACAATGAATCAATGAATAAGGAGGTCAATTTCATGTTTGTTATTATAGGTACTTGGAAATCGGAAGCAAGTCTTCTAATTTTATATCCATGCGAAGCAACTTTTGTTGTTAATGCATctgttatatttataaccATTTCGACTTTATGATTCATAATTAAATCAGTTATATTtggtaatatattttctgaATCTTTATTGTGAACTTTTATAAGTTTTTGATGgaattttgaatttttgtcaatattaaatgatgataaaaatttggAATAAAACTCATACGTTCCTTCAGTGGCATAAATTGTGAAACCcatcaaaaataataattggaATGGTTCTTCAAATGCTAACttgttatttaaatttttaatacttATTAAGATTGACTTCTTGGGTAATTTCATGCCTGTAGCAACTAAAGATTTAAGTAAAgcttcatatttatttaaaccaAAACAAGCTACTTCTCCTGTTGATTTCATTTCGACACCTAATATACAATCCGATCCATGTAATCtgttaaatgaaaaaattggaGATTTAATAGCTGTATACTCTAAATCGATCAGCGATATATTCATTGGCTTAACATCATAACCCATTAAAATTCTTGTGGCTAAATCtataaaattcaaatttaaTGCTTTCGAAATAAATGGGAATGTTCTTGATGCTCTTAAATTACattcaataatttttatttcattttgatGGCAAATAAATTGAATATTAAATGGCCCAGAAatgtttaaatattttgaaattttttcagaaatttttttaatttttctatgtgtttctacatatatattttgggCAGGTAATATTAAAGTGGCATCTCCTGAGTGAACTCCTGCATTTTCTACATGTTCCGATATAGCATAATTAATCATTTTACCATTTTTACTTACACAATCAATTTCAATTTCTTTAGCATTTTCAATAAACTTCGAGATAACAACGGGGTTATCTTTACTTACGATTGCGGCTTTcattaaaaagttttttaattcttcaaAACTATTTACTACTCTCATAGCTGCACCGGATAAGACATAAGATGGTCTGACAAGGACAGGGAATTTAACTTCGTTGGCAAATTGTATAGcttttgataattttgtGAATTTATTCCATTTAGGTTGATCTATTTTTAAGGAGTCACATAAATgagaaaatttatttcgATTTTCACAACAATCTACACTTTTTGCACTCGACcctaatatatttacattatttttatataaactgAAAACCAAATTATTCGATGTTTGACCACCAAAAGCTATAATAACACCTTGacttttttcaaaattatgtataaattttataacttCTGTTGTTATTTCATCAAAGTATAATCTATCACTTTCATCATAATCTGTACTAACTGTTTCGGGATTacaattaattaatattgcTTTATGATTTAATTTTCTTATGGTCTTAACACAATGTATTGCACTCCAATCAAATTCAACAGAACTACCAATTCTATAGCATCCACATCCCAAAACAATAAAGCATTTCTTCTTGTCCTTCTCCAACtctcttttattattaattattttaaatccAATACCATCAAACTTTtcatgaaatatattatcattttcagaATTAATAGATGATAATTCCGAGTTTAATTCATCTTCTTCATAATCAAGCACACTACTATCATTATCACCCTTCATAGTAATGCTATGACTACTATAACAGTTATCAGATGATCGGGAATATAAGTCTTCATATTCATAGTCGTTTTTCTTATGATTTTGAATATAGGATAATTCTGAAAAGCAGTCACTTTTATCATCATTGTAGCTGTTCATTAAgctactattattttttgatgcCATTCTCCTAGTATTGCTATTATTGGGGCATCTACATTCATTTTCCTCGTTATAATTAATCTTCTtagttttttctttatcattatGAATACAATCACATTTGCCATTTGTGATATTTGCAAAATTCTTAtcactttttattaattcgCTCTCATTATccttattaattaattccctcatcttatttattttatattcattattatatacggAATCtctaatataatatgagCTATTtgcaatattatttatgctTCCTCTATTTTCATCGATtctaattaatttattatgacCTCTATTATCTTCCTCATCTTCTGATGTATTACAATTttctaaatataatagatCATTTGTTGAATGAGAACTTCGATTTGATCTAAACTCGTCCAAATTGCTTCCATCATTTtgattatcattttcattttttgtaatatatgGGCAGCATTTGCTATTAGGCATacaattttcttttttttctcccATTGGGCATTTCATACCGTGATGCATTGCAAAATTATGGTAATCCATTTTGCCTATCATTTTGTGCCCAGAAAATggacattttttttcattgcCATAATTATCTCCCATCGCATTTTTCTCGTCATTATCGATAAAACCTTCTTCtcttttgttattttttaaaaagtttttcAAATTAAACATATCATTATGTCCATGCCCCATACACCGTCCATTGATATGATTATGCATGTATTTGCATGATGGTATTGTGCTATAATCTGgatgttttttattattttgtattccGTCCTCTCCCTCAGCATTATTCATATCTCCTCTTAAACCATTGACTCCATCTTGTTGggatatttctttattaaaggaaaattcattatatacaattttattattatgacaATGTTGTGTCGTATCACCtcttatttcattatattctCTGCCCATTAGTCTATGgtcttttattttctttaccTTCATATTTAATGGTAAAACATCATGCTCAGTTCCTTGATATgtcaaatataaatagtttGTGAGAGCAGGAAATTCAGCAGATAAAGTATCGATAACTTTGATATGAGGATGAAGGCCTATATGTTCTCGATATTTCATTACATCACTTTCTTTTGTTTTGACATTATAAGACAAATAATGAGCAATTTGCTTATCGCTAAAACCGtgctttttataatattttaaatcatGAAATGACAATTGTTCTAATGTTAatgattttaatttattctccaaattgtatatattataaaatttatataaaaaccaATAATCAATATTAGTTAATTCATGGATAACATCAAtcgaaatatttaaatgaaatgcTTGATGTATAGCATCTATTCTTTTAGGTGAAGGATTTTTTAGTTCgtcaataattttttcttcattccAATCTATACAATAAGTATTAGAAAAACctaaataattatcatcAATACATCTTAATGATTTTTGTATAGATTCTTCAAAAGTTCTTCCAATTGACATAACTTCACCAACACTTTTCATACTACTATTCATTGTATTCGAAGCAAATTCAAACTTGTTTAAATCCCATCGTGGAATTTTTGTTGTTATATAATCAAGAGATGGCTCAAAGCATGCCGTTGTTTTTCGAgttatactattttttaagcTTACTAAATCATATCCTAAAGCTATTTTTGCTGATATATATGCAAGTGGATATCCCGTAGCTTTAGAAGCAAGTGCTGAACTTCTACTCAATCTTGCATTTACTTCTATAATACAATATTCTCCTGTTTTGGGGTTTATACCAAATTGAATATTACATTCaccaataatatttaaatgagTAATAACCTTCAAAGCAATTTCTCTAAATTTGTAATATTCATAATTGCTTAATGTTTGTGATGGCGCAACAACTATACTATCTCCTGTATGAATACCTAATGGATCAATATTTTCCATGTTACATATAGCTATacaattgtttttattatctcTTAGCAATTCATATTCTATTTCCTTCCATCCTTTCAACGATTtatctataaatatttcattatcagtttgtaaaaatatttctttacatttttcaaTTAACTCTTcctcattatttataaaactaCTATTCAAACCACCTAAAGAAAATGTGGTACGCACTAAAATGGGATAACCTATTTGATTAGCTACTTCAATAGCTTcttctacattttttgcACTACCATATGGGgcaattatttcattaatttcttttaatttttcagcAAACATACTTCGATTTTCagttattaaaattgatTCTAATGAAGTACCTAAAGCTAAacaattgtttttttttaaaactttcTTTTGTTCTAACATTAAGGCACAGTTTAATGCAGTTTGACCTCCAAATGTGCAAAGAATAAAGTCTggtttttccttttttataattttttcaacaaATTCACAATTTACTggcaaaaaatatactttaTCTGCTAGACCTTTTGAAGTTTGAACTGTAGCAATATTAGGATTAACTaatataacataaataCCACATTCCtttaaactttttattGCTTGCGTACCAGAATAATCAAATTCTCCTGCTTGTCCAATACATAAACCTCCACTACCAAGAAgcaatacttttttttttatatgtataatagtTTGTGGGAGATTTTCACGatattctctttttttatgaaatacatctaatataaaatttcgAAATAAAAACCCAGTATCTTCAGGGCCGTTATTTCCTTCGGGATGAAATTGAACCGTATAAAATCTTCCATTCTTATGTGAAATACCTTCTATAGATTTGTCATTAGCATTAATATAACTGATAGCTAAATCgtttctttttaatatacattttttttttaaacaatatCCATGGTTTTGTGAAGTTATGTAACatctattatttaataattctatAACTGGTTGATTTACACCTCTATTACCATATCTCATTTTATAAGTTTCACAACCTAATGATATACCCAATAATTGATTACCCAAGCATATAccaaatattaatttattcttTTGTAAACTAGTTTTCAAATTATCAATTAACAATTTACACTTTTCTGGGTTTCCTGGCCcatttgataataatactGCATCATAATcgatataattaaaatcataataatatgggACAACAACATAAGTTAATGGTAAATCGTTGCCATgtttcattaaattttttattatactattttttataccaCAATCAACAAttactataattttttccttgTCATTAGTTCGTTTATTTACTAGGTCCAAAAATGTTTGATTATCCATCGTTTTCTGTATATAACCACTATTATCATTGTTCATATTAATTTCTTTGTCAATTTCTTTCTGTTCACAACATTTCTTTTTAGGTCCATCGATGTTATAATATCCATATTGATCTAAGTTATCTTCATGGTaatctttattttctataatatctattaaatatttatcataatcACAAATTCCATATAAATTTCTAAAAGGGTTATTTTCggaattattatcattaaaatttagATAGTTACTATAatctttaatattttcttctgaCGATTCtaataaattcattttccctcttaataatgaatggtagtttaaatttttattataataacttTTTTCAAATGATGAACCAacattttctaaatttGGATAACTATCACATTCTGTATAATTGTCTTTATATAAGTAATTAGAATTTTTATTGATGTTATTTCTctcttcattatttataaattcaatACCTCTCAGTTTAAATACTCTTACATAGTGAttacatacatattttgtaaCATCAATTTGACCAGGgtcaaataaatttatttctttatatatattatttatattatttctatttttgtatACTACAATTTTTCCCAACATACTACCCTTTTCtcttaatatttttgtcaaTGCTCGAGTATCTATCCCACCAATACAGggaattttatattgtttcAACCATTCACttaatgttatatatgcattataaTGATATGATTGTTTACTATATTCACATATTACTAAACCTTGTAcatgtattttattactttcAAAATTACTTGCTATACCAAATTTATTGTGCTTTGGTTTTTCGACACCATAATTACCTATTGATGGAAATGTCAAAACTAATATCTGACCAAAATAACTAGGATCTGATAATGCTTCTGGATATCCAACCATGGCTGTATTGAATATAACTTCTCCTGTAACTATATaatcatcattttcaattttactgcctttaaataatctatcatcatttatattttttccatatatttCTGTAATATCTTCACTTTCATTACATTGAGGCTTTTTTTCACATGCATGTCCTTCATACCCTACACTGTACCCAACAAATTCTGTCCCATCTTCAAGAATAAGCTTTCCCACTGTTTTGTACTctaaatagaaaaaaataataaaaaaaattaataatattcatacatatttaagaaattaaatgaaacaCAAATTGCGTAACggcaatatatataatcgAAATTTTAGTAAGCCGCACAAAGCATTATATACTTAATGTATACATTCATATCACATTATTTTGCATCATAATTAACTATGCATATGTgtcattatataattatattattcatgACGTGGTATATCATTCATAGGGATAAATACATTGTATGTATTTTCACTtgacaatatatatatataaatgcacATAGGTTTAAgcagtaaaaaaaatgatttattaaactattttatgcatctatatatatacatcaCATGAATAtgtattcatattatatatacatcaACTctctctatatatattttttgtgttttattgtatatattttcataccATGGTCTGGCCAAAACTCAGAATCcattttgtattaaaaatttatcttttaattataagtATTGACaattatagaaaaataaaaaatatatatgaaattaatataatttaattgcttaaaaatatttgaactATGCACATGCTTCTTCTTATTGCTATTTTCTTATTCTCTCTATAAAATCTTCTCACATATCTATTTAagatatatgaatatatgttGATATTATGTACGTGATTACGATTTTACACAATAtgctataaaaataatggatTTACTTTTATATAGATTTCATTGTCACTttgatattaattttacatatattcatattttatcttattttacaaaaattttattttattattatttcattagtactttatttactatttatatgtttgcACTTTCGTATTTGTATTGgcttatttcatttttctacTTAATTTATACGCTCCTTTTCGCcactatttatttaatgtactacactaatttttttatgacaatgtcaaaatgtaaatatataatttttaaatatttttaataaaattttctatgatatgcattatatttttaatcatCAATccattcatttatttattatatatatttttttttgatatatttataacaatattcttataaaataatcattGTTTTATGCTTcaaatgaaattatatattttttttctctcctgttgtattttttttctcacaCTATGTATACTAGCATTAAAGGGTATTtctctatatataatataatattatatatatatatataactacATACACACATATTGGAgagtcatttttttttaatttattactttttataaatgcTTATAAATGGATAATggagaaaatatattcatattactATCTTTATGCACACTGATAATTGAATAGGGGggtttattaaataatatattgttcttgttttaattttattcataaatattttttcatatttttctttatattacatatatacagATATGTGAAAGAGTTAAATAAGAGTACATtgttaaagaaatatatttacctTTATACAAacaacataaatatatatgtacaccTTTCTTTTTCTCATTAAATATCAAACAATTCTATTATTCGTGAATATTTCTAAAAAGTACAAACAAACATTATTAATACTGTGAAACATATGTAAcaaaagaataatatatagtgACCAATTGGATGGGACAATACTgccaattttataaaaatcttatttttacatatgcCGCCCAAAGACCCATAACAATTCCTTATACATTTCTCATTTTAAGTCATTcgatatattaatttaaaaacaatatttattattattgtgttgaaaaaaattgaaagaACGACGTCAAAATATGGTGTTATAATTACAAATAAGATAAAATGCTAAACATAAGTATAATTAAACTTATATAAAtctatttaaataaagattaatgtttctttttttgtttttttttttatgaaaattattgtaAAAACATGTGAAACTTtagcatattttttgctatcattaaaacataatatatttaaaaaggaaattggaaaattattaataaaataatttatttctttaataatctgaaaatgttatttttttccatattaaaaataacagtaaaaattattgttaaatattaatttcccactaaaaattatataaaggaaattttttaaactggtattattaaacaaaattattattttttttaatattaaaataatactattattttgctataaaatatttgctTATAGAAAGCCAtcatatttacatatatacttaAAGAGAGGgatgtacatataatacaaacataatgcatttattatataataggGCGTTTTTCGTAAATTTCATAGCATTatgaattatatgtatatatataatgcatacaataaatatgaaatttaataagttcgacaataataataattttcgttatatatacaatatgtatataatatatatagtcaTTGCTTGCCCAACCCCTTTAAATGcttatatttctttattaataatattatatactatTAAAAGCCTTGGGgcaatataatattttattcataataggggatatattatttaacaGTACTGTATATGctatacaaatattatgcatatttaaattatcacTTAAAAAAACCTTAAtacgtatatatattttattgtacacaaagtaaaaaaaagctATTAAGATATAAGgcttaaatattttttatatgcatatataatatatagataaatatataaaaaacaagtTCCCTACCTAGTGTAGCTTCCTATGTAGTTTATGCTtgcaaattatattaattttatatatataacatataatacatattattaaattatttacatatttaactCACAAAGAATAGTGCATTCCGTGTATTATTACTCTTTTCGTTTTGCAGTTTCCCTTAAAATCTATATTAAGCACATATAAGGtgaaaaacaattttactTAACACTAACAAGTagcatattcatatataatattataataatttttcttcatcaaaaaaaacaattataaataataatattttaaaaataaaatttccataaagaaaaaaaaaaaattaaaaaatctttaaaaaaattttagggaaaaaattcttttacttttttaaataatatatcattaaataaaagattaaaatataataatatttaccTCCATTATTTAAAGGTAGATTTAAGGTTTTTGTGAATCAATTAATAAatctatataattaaaaaaaatatatatatttttttttaaaataaattaaactttttattacattttaataCTTATAACTCAAAATGAATGTCGATTTATTAAATCGTGATCCAGTTGAAGAATCCAAGAAACATAAATTAAAGAGGTTAATTCCAACCCCcaattcatattttatggaTGTAAAGTGCCCAGGATGTCTTCAAATCACAACTTTGTTTAGCCATGCACAAAATGTAGTATTATGTGGAAGGTAAAACATAAAGCCCAATGATTATTTAGTTACTTATTCaatatgcattattttgtatgcGCACATCATCTGTATGTTCAGCATAGTACATATCACATATTTTCCATAATATATGCTTGCTTAAACATActgatattattttttaaataaactattgcacaaatatatatatatttatttacttttttctCGTAATGCAGCTGTAATATTATGTTATGCCAACCAACAGGGGGAAAATGCAAATTAACAGAGGGTTGCTCCTTtaggaaaaaaattgaataatTGGATAACTAAGCAATTCAACCAAACACAAAGACCATAGAGAGAATAACATTTTGACAGACCAATCATAAtggaataaaaattgtactTATCAATGTAGAATAGTTGTGaaagaatttttttacccttaagaaaaaaaatttgcaataatattaagaaatactatttattatatatattcaataattaaaatataagaacACCCCCCCAAatatgctttttttttaatacataaaattgtgtatatatacatgtgtaacatatgtacatatttacatatatttttattttgctaattttttaaatttagatattataacaaaaaaaaacttagaaaaagaatcaaaatattatatcatcatatatatgtgcgTATTACAATAccactaaaaaaaatttaagtatatgataaacatgcaatatatatttgcattactaaaaatttataaaaattatcgATTCTATAgtgttaaaaaatgtatcatATACATGTAAAACatacaaaacaaaattaaataaaacaaaaaaaaataaatatatacagaGAAATCTCAATCCTATTAAAATGGTGGGATACATACATTAGTGCAACATATAGATCTTTAATCTTCATCTTGCCTTTTATCACTTTTTACGAAACTTTACTTCT is a window of Plasmodium vinckei vinckei genome assembly, chromosome: PVVCY_14 DNA encoding:
- a CDS encoding CCAAT-binding transcription factor, putative — translated: MKEQTENPDINLLKDTMFDLPNSVILKIINNSIDLKNYKIKKEALNTLNKCLSLFILYITDGALEHCESEKRFTIFVRDILNSLNDSLFLDIYDQLKTYVAIQEENNKKTTSNNNTGTNITIKDAEGKQNNENPNENDDFDILLQALE
- a CDS encoding 40S ribosomal protein S27, putative; translated protein: MNVDLLNRDPVEESKKHKLKRLIPTPNSYFMDVKCPGCLQITTLFSHAQNVVLCGSCNIMLCQPTGGKCKLTEGCSFRKKIE
- a CDS encoding carbamoyl phosphate synthetase, putative, whose translation is MDSEFWPDHEYKTVGKLILEDGTEFVGYSVGYEGHACEKKPQCNESEDITEIYGKNINDDRLFKGSKIENDDYIVTGEVIFNTAMVGYPEALSDPSYFGQILVLTFPSIGNYGVEKPKHNKFGIASNFESNKIHVQGLVICEYSKQSYHYNAYITLSEWLKQYKIPCIGGIDTRALTKILREKGSMLGKIVVYKNRNNINNIYKEINLFDPGQIDVTKYVCNHYVRVFKLRGIEFINNEERNNINKNSNYLYKDNYTECDSYPNLENVGSSFEKSYYNKNLNYHSLLRGKMNLLESSEENIKDYSNYLNFNDNNSENNPFRNLYGICDYDKYLIDIIENKDYHEDNLDQYGYYNIDGPKKKCCEQKEIDKEINMNNDNSGYIQKTMDNQTFLDLVNKRTNDKEKIIVIVDCGIKNSIIKNLMKHGNDLPLTYVVVPYYYDFNYIDYDAVLLSNGPGNPEKCKLLIDNLKTSLQKNKLIFGICLGNQLLGISLGCETYKMRYGNRGVNQPVIELLNNRCYITSQNHGYCLKKKCILKRNDLAISYINANDKSIEGISHKNGRFYTVQFHPEGNNGPEDTGFLFRNFILDVFHKKREYRENLPQTIIHIKKKVLLLGSGGLCIGQAGEFDYSGTQAIKSLKECGIYVILVNPNIATVQTSKGLADKVYFLPVNCEFVEKIIKKEKPDFILCTFGGQTALNCALMLEQKKVLKKNNCLALGTSLESILITENRSMFAEKLKEINEIIAPYGSAKNVEEAIEVANQIGYPILVRTTFSLGGLNSSFINNEEELIEKCKEIFLQTDNEIFIDKSLKGWKEIEYELLRDNKNNCIAICNMENIDPLGIHTGDSIVVAPSQTLSNYEYYKFREIALKVITHLNIIGECNIQFGINPKTGEYCIIEVNARLSRSSALASKATGYPLAYISAKIALGYDLVSLKNSITRKTTACFEPSLDYITTKIPRWDLNKFEFASNTMNSSMKSVGEVMSIGRTFEESIQKSLRCIDDNYLGFSNTYCIDWNEEKIIDELKNPSPKRIDAIHQAFHLNISIDVIHELTNIDYWFLYKFYNIYNLENKLKSLTLEQLSFHDLKYYKKHGFSDKQIAHYLSYNVKTKESDVMKYREHIGLHPHIKVIDTLSAEFPALTNYLYLTYQGTEHDVLPLNMKVKKIKDHRLMGREYNEIRGDTTQHCHNNKIVYNEFSFNKEISQQDGVNGLRGDMNNAEGEDGIQNNKKHPDYSTIPSCKYMHNHINGRCMGHGHNDMFNLKNFLKNNKREEGFIDNDEKNAMGDNYGNEKKCPFSGHKMIGKMDYHNFAMHHGMKCPMGEKKENCMPNSKCCPYITKNENDNQNDGSNLDEFRSNRSSHSTNDLLYLENCNTSEDEEDNRGHNKLIRIDENRGSINNIANSSYYIRDSVYNNEYKINKMRELINKDNESELIKSDKNFANITNGKCDCIHNDKEKTKKINYNEENECRCPNNSNTRRMASKNNSSLMNSYNDDKSDCFSELSYIQNHKKNDYEYEDLYSRSSDNCYSSHSITMKGDNDSSVLDYEEDELNSELSSINSENDNIFHEKFDGIGFKIINNKRELEKDKKKCFIVLGCGCYRIGSSVEFDWSAIHCVKTIRKLNHKAILINCNPETVSTDYDESDRLYFDEITTEVIKFIHNFEKSQGVIIAFGGQTSNNLVFSLYKNNVNILGSSAKSVDCCENRNKFSHLCDSLKIDQPKWNKFTKLSKAIQFANEVKFPVLVRPSYVLSGAAMRVVNSFEELKNFLMKAAIVSKDNPVVISKFIENAKEIEIDCVSKNGKMINYAISEHVENAGVHSGDATLILPAQNIYVETHRKIKKISEKISKYLNISGPFNIQFICHQNEIKIIECNLRASRTFPFISKALNLNFIDLATRILMGYDVKPMNISLIDLEYTAIKSPIFSFNRLHGSDCILGVEMKSTGEVACFGLNKYEALLKSLVATGMKLPKKSILISIKNLNNKLAFEEPFQLLFLMGFTIYATEGTYEFYSKFLSSFNIDKNSKFHQKLIKVHNKDSENILPNITDLIMNHKVEMVINITDALTTKVASHGYKIRRLASDFQVPIITNMKLTSLFIDSLYRKFCRKKERRSFYTIKSYDEYISLV